Proteins encoded together in one Impatiens glandulifera chromosome 1, dImpGla2.1, whole genome shotgun sequence window:
- the LOC124919485 gene encoding protein THYLAKOID ASSEMBLY 8-like, chloroplastic, with protein MSKAPQLVSFQVLRNFLRKLTSTNPSFSSSSFVFSRTPFSPSISRDPPSLFANGTSIRHYHDGRPRGSLWKGKKLIGKEALFVILGLKRFKDDDEKVESFIKTHVLRLLKMDIIAVLGELERQDEVNLALKIFKRVLQQDWYRPDAYLYKDLIISLARSKRMDEVMELWESMKNDNIYPDAQTYSEVIRGFLKYGSPADAMNIYEDMKKSPDPPEELPFRILLKGLLPHPLLRNKVKQDFEEIFPDQRIYDPPEDIFGPS; from the exons ATGTCGAAGGCACCACAGCTCGTTTCATTTCAGGTCTTACGGAACTTTTTGAGGAAACTAACTTCTACAAATCCATCATTTTCTTCGAGTTCATTTGTCTTTTCGAGAACCCCATTCTCACCCTCAATCTCTCGCGACCCACCGTCGCTATTCGCTAATGGAACTAGTATCCGCCATTACCACGACGGAAGGCCGAGAGGATCGCTCTGGAAGGGAAAGAAGCTGATTGGAAAAGAAGCTCTCTTCGTAATCTTAGGATTGAAGAGATTTAAAGACGACGATGAGAAAGTCGAATCTTTCATTAAAACCCACGTCCTCAGGCTCCTGAAGATGGACATAATTGCTGTACTGGGAGAGCTCGAACGCCAGGACGAAGTTAATCTGGCTCTCAAG ATATTTAAGAGAGTTTTACAGCAAGATTGGTACAGGCCCGATGCTTATCTATACAAGGATTTAATCATTTCCTTAGCTAGAAGCAAGAGAATGGATGAGGTTATGGAACTGTGGGAAAGcatgaaaaatgataatatatatccAGATGCTCAAACCTATAGTGAGGTTATTCGTGGGTTTTTGAAGTATGGATCACCTGCTGATGCCATGAATATCTATGAAGATATGAAGAAATCACCAGATCCACCTGAAGAATTACCATTCAGGATATTGCTCAAGGGGCTTTTGCCTCATCCTTTATTGAGGAACAAAGTCAAGCAAGATTTTGAGGAAATTTTTCCTGATCAAAGAATTTATGATCCTCCAGAAGATATCTTTGGACCAAGTTAA
- the LOC124919486 gene encoding E3 ubiquitin-protein ligase KEG translates to MKVPSCSVCQTRYNEDERSPLLLQCGHGFCKDCLSKMFSASPDTTLSCPRCRHVSIVGNSVQALRKNYAILALIHSLLKTSHVLDCDLTDDEEDGERDDDVIGQSSRQSNGSSSGCDGGGSVIDLSTHSDLKLIKKIGEGTRPGVEMWSGVLSGRSGLCRHQMAVKKVAIGEDADMVWMQTQLETLRRASMWCRNVCTFHGIMSRESGLSLIMDKCYGSVLTEMKRNEGRLTLEQILRYGADIARGVTELHAAGIVCMNLKPSNLLLDANGQAVVSDYGLPAIFKKPNCGKAQLENDSSRIHSCMECTMLSANYTAPEAWEQEKKSLKLFWDDAIGISTESDSWSFGCTLVEMCTGSMPWMGLNEEEIYKFVVKAKRQPPQYTSVVGVGIPREIWKMIGECLQFKPSKRPTFNAMLAIFLRHLQEIPRSPPASPDNEVAKLTTTLRQLSPLSHTVVSRQDPNHLHQLVSEGNINGVREFLEKGAAEDGGVSFRLLLEAQNADGQTALHLACRRGSAELVETILEYDEANVDIVDKDGDPPLVFALASGSPECVRALIRRRANVRSMLRDGFGPSVAHVCAYHGQPDCMRELLLAGADPNAVDDEGGSVLHRAVSKKYTECALVILECGGCRSMSILNSKQLTPLHLCVATWNIDVVRRWIELASKDEIAEAVDIPSPMGSALCLAASLKKDHEAEGRELVQLLLSAGADPYAQDPQNGRTALHAAVMAGDALLVKIILDAGVDVNIRNVNNRIPLHMALARGSSSCIGLLLSAGADCNLQDDEGNNAFHIAAESAQMIRENLGWIIVMLNYPDAAVESRNHSGKTLHDFLEALPREWISEDLMEALVNKSFYLSPTIYQVGDWVKFKRSVITPTYGWQAANNNSIGFVQNVPEKDELLVSFCTGEARVLAKEIIKVIPLDRGQHVKLKTDVNEPRFGLRGQSRDSIGTVLCVDDDGILRVGFPGASRGWKADPAEMERVEEFKIGDWVRIRPTLTTAKHGLGSVTPGSIGIVYCIRPDSSLLLDLSYLPNPWHCEPEEVEPVVPFKIGERVCVRRSVAEPRYAWGGETHHSVGKISEIESDGLLILDIPNRPIPWQADPSDMEKVDDFKVGDWVRVKASVTSPKYGWEDITRSSIGIIHSLEDDGDMGVAFCFRSKLFCCSVTDVEKVPPFEAGQEIHVLSSITQPRLGWSNESHATVGKISRIDMDGALNAKVIGRTNLWKVSPGDVERLSGFEVGDWVRSKPFIGNRPSYDWNNFGKEGIAVVHSVQDTGYVELACCFRKGKWITHYTDIEKVPSLKIGQHVRFRTGMVEPRWGWRGARNDSRGIITSINADAETRVAFLGLPGLWRGDPADFELDQTFDVGDWVRMINDVGSWRSVVLGRIGVVQGNIYEGDVCDGRDVRVGFCGEQECWIGPSLYLEKVDKLALGQKIRVRVSIKQPRFGWSSQTHDSLGTICAIDADGKLRIHTPASTKPWMLDPSEVERVEEIEIKIGDWVKVSSKVPTLTHQWGDVTHSSIGVVHRIENGDLWVAFCFLERLWLCKSFEMERIRPFRVGDKAKIRDGLVMPRWGWGMETHSSKGVVVGVDANGRLRIKFQWREGKPWIGDPADIAIDES, encoded by the exons ATGAAGGTACCCAGTTGCTCGGTTTGCCAGACAAGATATAACGAAGACGAACGCAGCCCTTTACTTCTCCAATGCGGTCATGGGTTTTGCAAGGATTGTCTTTCTAAAATGTTTTCCGCTTCGCCAGACACTACCTTGTCGTGTCCGCGTTGCCGGCATGTTTCTATAGTTGGCAACTCTGTTCAAGCCCTTAGGAAGAACTATGCGATACTAGCCCTAATTCATTCTTTATTGAAAACATCTCATGTCTTAGACTGCGATTTAACCGATGACGAGGAAGATGGGGAACGGGATGATGATGTGATAGGACAGAGCAGTCGACAGTCTAATGGTTCAAGCTCTGGTTGCGATGGAGGTGGATCAGTGATCGATCTCTCCACTCATAGTGACTTGAAGCTGATTAAAAAAATTGGGGAGGGTACTAGACCTGGTGTGGAGATGTGGTCTGGAGTTCTGTCTGGAAGGTCCGGTCTTTGCCGCCATCAAATGGCGGTGAAGAAAGTGGCAATTGGGGAAGACGCGGATATGGTCTGGATGCAGACCCAATTAGAGACTTTACGACGAGCGTCAATGTGGTGTAGAAATGTCTGCACATTCCATGGGATTATGAGTAGGGAAAGTGGTCTTTCTCTTATCATGGATAAATGTTATGGTTCCGTCTTGACTGAGATGAAAAGGAATGAAGGTCGGCTAACACTTGAGCAAATTCTGAG ATATGGGGCAGATATAGCTAGAGGGGTTACTGAGCTTCATGCAGCAGGTATCGTTTGCATGAATTTGAAACCATCAAATCTTCTTTTGGATGCAAATGGGCAAGCAGTTGTTTCAGATTATGGACTTCCAGCCATTTTCAAAAAACCAAACTGTGGGAAAGCTCAACTTGAGAATGATTCCTCGAGAATCCATTCATGTATGGAATGTACAATGTTGAGTGCAAACTATACAGCTCCAGAAGCATGGGAGCAGGAGAAGAAATCATTGAAACTTTTTTGGGATGATGCTATCGGAATTTCTACAGAATCCGATTCTTGGAGCTTCGGTTGTACATTGGTTGAGATGTGCACTGGCTCAATGCC GTGGATGGGTTTAAACGAGGAAGAAATCTACAAATTTGTTGTGAAGGCAAAGAGACAGCCGCCTCAATACACTAGTGTTGTGGGAGTTGGAATACCTAGGGAGATTTGGAAGATGATTGGCGAGTGTTTACAGTTTAAGCCGTCTAAACGACCAACTTTTAATGCAATGCTCGCGATATTCCTTCGTCATTTGCAAGAGATTCCCCGTAGCCCTCCTGCAAGCCCTGATAA TGAGGTAGCCAAACTCACGACAACTCTCCGACAACTTTCTCCTCTTTCGCACACGGTTGTTTCTCGACAAGATCCAAACCATCTTCATCAGCTTGTATCAGAGGGTAATATAAATGGAGTCAG AGAATTTCTAGAAAAGGGTGCAGCAGAAGATGGAGGTGTCTCGTTTCGTTTGCTTCTAGAAGCTCAAAATGCAGATGGCCAGACAGCTCTTCATCTTGCATGCAGGCGAGGCAGTGCAGAACTTGTTGAGACGATTTTGGAGTATGATGAAGCAAATGTGGATATAGTTGACAAGGATGGAGATCCTCCACTTGTATTTGCACTTGCGTCTGGCTCACCAGAATGTGTCCGTGCTCTTATCAGACGACGTGCTAATGTCAGGTCTATGCTGAGAGATGGATTTGGACCTTCAGTTGCTCATGTTTGTGCTTATCATGGTCAACCAGATTGTATGCGC GAGTTACTTTTAGCTGGAGCTGATCCTAATGCGGTTGATGATGAAGGTGGATCTGTATTACATAGAGCTGTTTCTAAGAAATATACAGAATGTGCTCTTGTCATACTGGAATGTGGAGGCTGTAGATCAATGTCCATCTTGAATTCGAAACAATTGAC ACCTTTGCACTTATGTGTGGCAACATGGAACATCGATGTTGTGAGAAGGTGGATTGAGTTAGCATCCAAGGATGAGATCGCTGAAGCAGTTGATATACCAAGTCCTATGGGCAGTGCACTATGCTTGGCAGCTTCTTTGAAAAAGGATCACGAGGCTG AGGGGCGAGAGCTGGTGCAATTATTGCTTTCTGCTGGAGCAGATCCTTATGCTCAGGATCCTCAGAATGGTCGAACCGCACTGCATGCTGCTGTTATGGCTGGTGATGCTCTGTTGGTTAAG ATTATTCTCGATGCTGGAGTTGATGTGAACATTAGGAATGTGAACAATAGAATACCTCTTCATATGGCTTTGGCAAGAGGTTCAAGTTCATGCATTGGATTGCTTTTGTCTGCTGGAGCAGATTGTAATTTGCAG GATGATGAAGGAAACAATGCTTTCCATATAGCAGCTGAATCTGCACAAATGATACGCGAAAATCTTGGATGGATTATCGTTATGCTCAATTACCCAGATGCTGCTGTTGAATCTAGGAATCACAG TGGTAAAACGCTTCATGATTTCCTCGAAGCTCTTCCACGTGAATGGATTTCTGAAGATTTAATGGAAGCTCTGGTGAATAAAAGCTTTTACTTATCTCCTACAAT TTATCAAGTAGGGGATTGGGTCAAATTTAAAAGAAGTGTAATAACCCCAACTTATGGGTGGCAAGCTGCAAACAACAACAGTATTGGGTTTGTGCAAAACGTTCCAGAAAAAGACGAACTATTGGTATCGTTTTGCACCGGCGAAGCTCGTGTATTAGCAAAGGAGATTATTAAAGTAATTCCTCTTGACAGAGGGCAGCATGTAAAACTTAAAACAGACGTCAATGAGCCCAG GTTCGGTTTACGTGGCCAATCACGCGATAGCATTGGGACAGTTCTATGTGTTGATGATGATGGGATTCTTCGTGTTGGATTTCCGGGAGCATCGAGAGGTTGGAAGGCTGATCCTGCAGAAATGGAAAGGGTTGAAGAATTTAAGATCGGGGATTGGGTACGAATTCGCCCAACTCTTACTACAGCTAAACACGGATTGGGTTCTGTAACACCAGGTAGCATCGGTATAGTGTATTGTATTAGACCCGACAGCAGTCTTCTTCTTGATTTAAGTTACCTTCCAAATCCATGGCATTGTGAACCGGAGGAGGTTGAGCCAGTTGTCCCATTTAAA ATAGGCGAACGGGTTTGTGTAAGACGTTCTGTTGCTGAACCGAGGTATGCTTGGGGCGGTGAAACGCACCATAGTGTAGGGAAAATAAGCGAGATAGAGAGCGACGGTCTCTTAATACTCGACATACCAAACCGACCTATTCCATGGCAAGCCGATCCTTCTGACATGGAGAAAGTCGATGATTTTAAg GTGGGTGATTGGGTGAGAGTAAAAGCTTCTGTGACTTCTCCGAAATACGGTTGGGAGGATATCACGAGGAGCAGCATTGGGATAATTCATAGTTTGGAAGACGACGGTGACATGGGCGTTGCGTTTTGCTTTAGAAGCAAGCTTTTTTGTTGCTCAGTTACGGACGTAGAGAAAGTTCCTCCTTTTGAAGCTGGACAGGAAATTCATGTCCTGTCGTCGATTACCCAACCGCGACTAGGTTGGTCAAATGAAAGTCATGCCACCGTTGGAAAGATATCTAGGATTGATATGGATGGAGCTCTAAAC GCTAAGGTTATCGGAAGAACTAACTTGTGGAAGGTATCACCCGGTGATGTTGAACGGTTATCCGGATTCGAAGTTGGTGATTGGGTGCGATCCAAACCTTTCATTGGAAATAGGCCGAGTTACGATTGGAACAATTTCGGAAAAGAAGGTATAGCGGTTGTACATAGTGTACAAGACACTGGTTATGTAGAACTCGCATGTTGTTTCCGCAAAGGGAAGTGGATCACTCATTACACCGACATTGAAAAGGTCCCGAGCCTTAAAATAGGTCAACACGTTCGTTTTCGGACAGGAATGGTCGAGCCAAGGTGGGGATGGAGGGGAGCCCGCAACGATTCTCGAGGCATCATCACAAGTATCAACGCCGATGCAGAAACGAGAGTCGCATTTCTCGGCCTCCCGGGGCTGTGGAGGGGAGACCCTGCTGACTTCGAGCTAGATCAAACGTTTGATGTCGGAGATTGGGTTAGAATGATAAATGATGTCGGCAGTTGGAGGTCAGTTGTCCTGGGGAGAATCGGTGTCGTTCAAGGAAACATCTACGAGGGAGACGTGTGTGACGGACGTGATGTACGTGTAGGGTTTTGTGGTGAGCAAGAATGTTGGATAGGTCCATCTCTATATCTAGAAAAAGTCGATAAACTCGCGTTAGGTCAAAAGATTAGGGTTAGAGTCTCGATTAAACAACCTAGGTTCGGTTGGTCATCACAGACCCACGATAGCCTCGGTACAATTTGCGCGATCGATGCAGATGGAAAGCTGAGAATACACACACCCGCAAGCACAAAACCTTGGATGTTAGATCCATCCGAAGTGGAACGAGTCGaggaaatagaaataaaaatcgGTGATTGGGTTAAGGTTAGCTCCAAGGTGCCCACATTGACACATCAATGGGGAGATGTTACTCACTCGAGCATTGGTGTGGTACATAGGATAGAAAACGGGGACCTTTGGGTTGCGTTTTGCTTTCTCGAGAGGCTATGGCTATGCAAATCATTCGAAATGGAGAGAATACGTCCTTTTAGAGTCGGAGACAAGGCGAAAATCAGAGATGGATTGGTGATGCCAAGATGGGGATGGGGAATGGAAACTCACTCGAGCAAAGGTGTAGTTGTGGGAGTTGATGCTAATGGAAGGTTAAGGATTAAATTTCAATGGAGAGAAGGGAAACCATGGATTGGTGACCCTGCTGATATTGCAATAGACGAGAGCTAG